The genomic DNA GTAAACAATGGGAGGAAAATCAACAacgaaaggaaataaaaaatgaaccgATATTACCATCCTTCGGGGGTGCTATTCCTTCATGTTTCTCGCCTCACGCTTAAATGTCCGGGGTCACTATCAGTAAATATGTAAGAGTGTGCCCGAGCGCGGGCCGCGTactttggtgtgtgtgtatatattgACATCTCACAGATGGATGTACAAATGGATTGGAAAATTGAGCTCAACACGGCCCCAAATCGGTCTCTCTATGTGGGGAGGAGGAAAGGAATAGAAAGCGCTGGGGCAGGGGGAGGCAACGCTTCAAGATAGGCCACCCAGAACATAATTTGGTTTTGGGCATCAAATTTCAAGAGGCGTTGATTGACGTTGTCCTGTGACTGAAGCGGCGCCTTAGATCGCATGCTTACGCACCGAAATCGTCGTGATTGTGTGCTTGCAATTTCACTCCCCACAACTCTCCAATCCCTCCTCCTTTTCCTCTTCCACTTCTCCATCCCTCGCAGGGATAGTAGACTCGAATTTCGGTTTCGTAGACGTTGGCAAGATTGAAGGATGTCGTTGCGTTTGTTGCGCAAGCTTTATGCCCCACATGGAGAAGGTTTTCCACACCATCGGGTTATGGGCTTTAGAGGAGATTCCGTTTGGGGTTTTCCGTCGTCGGTGTCGGTGGACTACAATTCGATTAAGAAAGCATCCGCATTATCCCTTGCTTCGTAGAGTAGGGATCCTATCGCACCGCCCAGCAGGCTACAGTCGTAAACGGTAAATAAGAATTAAAGCTGTTGGGCTGGCTTCATTCCGACTGTTATTCGCTTGTAATTGTTTAATAGAGGTGTCGAAAGATAATTGTTTGATTGCTTTTTCTTATTCAAAGCTCGTGTTTAAAgcgctttatttatttaattatctaAATTATATTTTGACCAATCCGAATATGTGCTTCCATCTAATGTATGTGCAAGATGAAAAGCAAAGGGCGATACTCGATTCCCTGTTATCTATTCACCGTACCCGACCCGGAAACGTTGAaagcagatgatgatgatgatccttTCAAGAAGGCCTATTTTTATTTCGCTAGCGCGTGGCTAGACTGGTCCGTGTGAGCCCGCAACCAAACCGGCGTCTGTATCCAAGTGCCCATGCGAACAAAATCTGTACACAATCTCACTCCATAAGGCCCATCATTTACAGGATTTCACTGGAAACGAACTTGATCGGCTGGAAAGTCCGGAAAAGTGGAACCCGCGAAGGAAATCGGCTTCATGTTTTGTAGCTCTTGGGTGCCGGACGCGTGCAAACGTTTCCTTCGAGTGTGTTTGTAGCCTATGTATGTGGCCGGGTGTGTGATGGTGTTAGGCGTATGCGTCCGGAAAATTTACGGCTTGCGGGCCAAAGATGCCGTTGTTTGGCGTTTGTTGATTGAATTCATGGGTTTTCTTCTACGGAGTGGGTTTATTTTCTGGACGCCCTTTTTCCTCCCCGATTTTGGTAAAGGTAGATTCCGGGTTAGGTTGGTGTAGCtgggtgtttcttttttgctggtctTTTGCCATTTTCGTTGTCTAGTACTGTTACGGTATTTTATTTCGGCAATCGCTTACGACACGAGCATTTGCTCAAGTGGTTGTCGCGCCGCTTCGGTATGTCGTGGCCGTTAATACGACCAACAGTGTTATggaacgaaagagagagagagagagagagagagagaaagagagagagaaggaaactGGGAGCCAGAAGTGGATGATTGCATAGATTTGCTCAAGAGGGTCGTTCACCCGACACCCAGAAGGACAAACTCCAACCGATCCAACATCACCACAACAGCTGATTTCGAGGCGAATTTAAGTGAAGCAGCGAAAGGGGATACTGGATTAAGTtagacaaataaaaaacaaaaatcccttccaatacacacaaacacaaaaagtgGGAATACAAGGAATGGGATGGAACGCACAAAAACTGCGGCCAGTTTTCAAGCACAAAAAATAAGCAAGTTTCTCAGTGAAACGTAATGCCGTGGGTTTGATCGAATTCGGTACGGGTaaaaaacacaagcacacTTAAAAGTGAGAATGGAATTTCGATTTCGCTTCGATTCATTGTTGTTGAGTGGGAAATTGATAGCAATGTTGTGATCGAtatggaaaggaaaataaacaacaattcAACAAGATCCAGTCGGAGGGGAAAGATTTTCCGCTAAACTGGTAAAGTGACATTTCAACCGTGATCTGTTGGGTGTTTGTCACTACCATGCGCTTGCGATATCTAGCGTATTGTGAATAATAatgtgcgaaaaaaaattgattaaaagcTAAAGAAAAAGTTGTTAACATTACAATGAAGCAGAAATAAGTATTTCGTCGTTGAagcagaagtaaaaaaaagggttcatgTACTACCAActaccatgcgcctccatcaaaACTCCTTACGTTAAGAATAATTGTGGAATGTCTTGGCCTAATATTTTCTGTTTCTAATTTATGCAAACTAAATTTGCTTCATCGCTACGTCATAATTAAAATGACCGTTTCAATGATTAACAATGTATTGTattatgtttttaatttaagtATAAGATTAATATAAGAATCCAATACATCGGCCTTATCTAACTGTCAAACTACTTCAATTTAACTGGTCGCGTGGGATATAAACACTAAGCTGGGACTGTGTGGTCGGGAAAAACTATAACAACTGGACAGAACATAAAACCATTTACCACACAGGCCATTCTACTTTTGTTGTGAACGCGCGATAAATTATCTGTGAGCTTTATACAAAACGGTCGTGGACGTGCATAGAAGACTGGAGTGGCTGAAAGCAATAGACACAGCCAAACTGCTGACCAGTGAGGAAGGTTGTGCTAGTGTGCTGCTGATgtaaattgcttcaaaatattCTTCGCTTGCATTCCAGCCCGAACTGGACGATACAATTCATCCAAATGTATTTTTATGATCACGGCTCGGCGTGAGATTGTAGCGCAATTTCGAGATCCGCCGGGAAATGGTTTTATTGCTAGGTTATGGGAGGAATTTATTTGCAGATAATCGcaacactaccaccaccaagaATTTTTCTGTTGAGGAAGGAATGTCGGTCATTAAAAATGCGTAATACAgttcttcagtttttttttggtgtcgCTCGGATTAAGTTTACGGGTACACTCATCTGCAACCGGATTGATGGTGACACACCCGAGCAACAAAGAATGACGGTCATGCCGATAATTTGGGCATGGTAACCAAATAAATGCGCCACGGCGCTGTCTGCGTCCGAACCGGTACCGGACCGGAACTACCATTTGTGGTGACGTGCGGATGATGAAACAATTTACAAGTGCCCTAGTACCGGTCTTCGGGACCAAATTCgtgttgttgattttgttGTCTTTGCTGTAAGAGTATTGTGGAAttcaagcaagcaagcaaaaaagcgaaaacaaattaaaatatttcactgTGACGGTAGCCCGGGAGGAGATAAAAACTTCAACAACATTCTTTAAATGGTTGTGGTGTGAgtaattgcataccttttgTAAGTTGAAAGAATGTGTCagattttttgctttgtttttttttgtggttaaTACTTTAATAAGCATCACTGATGAGATGATGCGATGATGATCTGCCATTCGTGAGCCATTTGTCAAGGTGACTCACTTCATCATGGGAGTGATTTGTCATTTCGGCGCAGTTAACGTCACAAATGAGACAGAAATGAGACTGATGAGTTTTCTAAATTAATTTCGAATTCTTTTTATAAGATTTTTTATCCTAATCAACAACAGCACTAGTCTTCAGTCGCTCCCGTGCACGTCCACGACTACTTTCCGCTTCTCCAACTATCATCCTttggtgtgtggttttgtCTATTTGCGTGtatttgtgcgtgtgtgtgctcctGCCCCATTTtgccctcctcctcctcttgctGCCCCTCTCCGTCAACCGTGTTAATCGTCGCGTCCTTCGGGCCCAGTCCGATCCTTTTCTTCGCCGAGTATAGCGTGCAACCGTACCTGGACGGAAGCCGGGCGGCCATGTGCCTCACGAAAGCTTCCAACGGCTGGACGTTCACCTTCTTCCTGATGACGATCTCGCTGTTCTTCGTGCTCCCGCTCGCCATACTGATCGTGCTGTACGCAATCATTGCACGCAATCTGATTGCCAGCGATCGGTCCCGGCTCAAGATACGGCTAAGCAAACCGGAGCTTAGTCACAAGGCGCGCAAGCAGGTGGTACTGATGCTGGGCGCGGTCGTACTTGCCTTCTTCACCTGTCTGCTACCGTTCCGCGTGCTTACCCTTTGGATCATTCTCGTACCGGAGGAAACGTTTCAGCAGCTTGCACCGGAGCGTTACTACAACTTGCTGTACTTTAGCCGCATCATGCTCTACCTCAACTCGGCCGTCAACCCGATCCTGTACAATCTGATGTCGTCCAAGTTTCGCAAAGGGTTTCTGCGGCTGTGCAGCTGTTCGGGCTGGGCGACTGGGAGACGCGGTGCCCGCAAGGGTCGCAACCGGTCTGCCACGTTtaccaccacgaccaccaccactaccaccaccacgagcTCCACCTTTGGCGGACATCCTTCGCTCGGCTGCGGCCACGAACCGAGCACAGACGGCCATCCAATGGACCGGAAGAATGGGTCGAAAAAGCTTACATTATCGCTGGACGATTTGCGCCTTCAGCTGCCGACGGACGGGGGATCCTCACCGCCAACCTCCTTCTACCGCATCAATCTCGTCCGCCAGTACTCGAGCCCGCTGCTGGTGTTTTCTTCACCAACGCCGGTCCGGCCCAGCCCGTGTCATCGTAGTGCATTTAAACGTCAGTTCAATGTGACCTTCGACGAACCGGCCGGACTGTTAGCGTCGGCCGAAGCCGAACAGCTATTGCTACGCATCGACCATCCCGAGCCGGCACTATTACCCCGTTCGCAAGCTTTGCGCAATCCACTGCGGATGAAGTTGCCACGGTTCCATGGACCACGCCGACCGAACGTGCCGAACGGAGACAGTAGACGAGCGACAGTAAAGCAGCTGTCGCTGGACGAAACTTTACTGACGGGAGCTATTGCTGGGCGAAAAGTTTGACAATTCAACCGATTCGGGTTTGGATTCGATTGGGTGTTTGACTAACGGGGTTTGTATTGGGCATCCCGAGGAACCTCCGAGCAGGCGAGCGAGTCGACATCCCGCGGTGTCGTCGCTTTTGTGGTCTGCGTAGTCGGCGTTTCTAATTGAGTTTCGTTGTACCGAACGCATGGCACCAAACCTCTCCGCCTTCCAAATCCGGGCGGGTGGTCCAACGGGATACGATTCGCCGTCTCGACTCGGAGTTGGGCGGAAGCTGAACAGTTTGAAGGTCGAGTACCGGGGACGTCGGACACACCATCCGGGTTTTCTTTCGCGCCGGTCACTGACCTTCCGTTAGAGGTGCCGAAGAAAGCCGTTCTCCGTTCCCCAGTCAAGCCGCTCATAAAAGCGACAATAGTTAAccaagaaacagaaaaaatgggCGGAAGGGATCACcactattgtttgtttgttcgttacACTTGTGGGAAAATGGCCAACCATCGGGGCGCTACACATAATCGTCACCCGGTAATAAGCTGTACCGTTATGCGTTATGCGATGTTGGTCACCGAGCTCTCCCCACGTCAGCTGCACACCTTTTCCATTCCCGAGTGGTGGACTCGATTGGCTTCCTCCAAAGAAGAAAGAATCGAACCCTCAAAATGTGAGACTATGCTCATACCAAAAATGgccaaaaaaggaagaaaagacACAGAACaacgaaacacaaaactaCACGCCAAATGGCCATCCGTAAATGGTCGATCGCATTTACTTAACCATTCGTAAGTCCTAGTCCGTGCaagggagaaaacaaaacgcaacgtGAAATTGCAAATCGGTGAAACAAAAGAGGCGTATGCGTGCGAGTGCGTAGCGTACATCGATAGTATTTCCACAAGATTTCGCAAGATTTCAGCCGGTGTGTGTTGAAGCTTTTTGGTTTAGATTCGTAGCTTTATGTTAGTATTGAAGCGGGTTTTCCAAGTACCGATGTAACAGCATGATAATTGTTGATAAGTGTGCGGCACAACCGGTAGatagtttaatttaaaatttgttgttcttttattttatttgatgtAGTTTTACTTACTAAATGTAACCATTGCTGATGTATGATACAGCatccgcaaaaaaaagaaaggatgaTAGATATGAAATTGATGATTATTTatacacaaaataaaaacgtaGCCTAACGAACGTTGGATCGCCGGATAAAAGCTAAGAATGTTTATTACAAATCTAGACATTTATTTAACAGTTTTACAATCTTTGTTAAAAAGACATTGACTGATCGTTTTAACACAATCGATCGTCTAATAAATCACCGCCAACAACTAAATAAACGCTCACATCGATGAACTTCGGCGCTGAGTTTCGACGGTCGAgcgttttgtttacattttccccattttcgAGTGATTGAATTCTTCACGCGCGAATTTAGCTTTCATTTTGTGCCTTTGCTCACAAACTTCGTGCCATTTGCTTCGCAAACCCCCGTGGCTGGTTTGAAGAGGGGGTAAGGTTTACCGGTAGCCCGACGGCAAATACTGGTGATATCGCCCGTTAGCCAGTAGCAGCACGGGGAGCAGATTATAATTTACCACCAGCCCCGTTTGCAAATAGAGCTGATCTGTTTATAGCCATCATCACCGTTGTCGACGGCGA from Anopheles stephensi strain Indian chromosome 2, UCI_ANSTEP_V1.0, whole genome shotgun sequence includes the following:
- the LOC118504432 gene encoding growth hormone secretagogue receptor type 1-like isoform X2: MPQIPEYIRATSMVFCIIIMCLGVIGNIMVPIVILKTKDMRNSTNIFLTNLSIADLLVLLVCTPTVLVEVNSPPEVWVLGEEMCKAVPFVELTVAHASVLTILAISFERYYAICEPLKAGYVCTKTRALLICLAAWTVAAILTSPILFFAEYSVQPYLDGSRAAMCLTKASNGWTFTFFLMTISLFFVLPLAILIVLYAIIARNLIASDRSRLKIRLSKPELSHKARKQVVLMLGAVVLAFFTCLLPFRVLTLWIILVPEETFQQLAPERYYNLLYFSRIMLYLNSAVNPILYNLMSSKFRKGFLRLCSCSGWATGRRGARKGRNRSATFTTTTTTTTTTTSSTFGGHPSLGCGHEPSTDGHPMDRKNGSKKLTLSLDDLRLQLPTDGGSSPPTSFYRINLVRQYSSPLLVFSSPTPVRPSPCHRSAFKRQFNVTFDEPAGLLASAEAEQLLLRIDHPEPALLPRSQALRNPLRMKLPRFHGPRRPNVPNGDSRRATVKQLSLDETLLTGAIAGRKV